From Paenibacillus sp. FSL H8-0537:
AGTCAATTATATATTTTTACGTCGCAGCTTCCTGAAGAACTGGGTAAGCATTGTGGCGCATTCTTGTTGCAATACGCCGCTAGTCAGTTCCGTTTCGTGGTTGAAACGCGGCTCCTGCAGCAAATTCATTAGCGTGCCTGCGCATCCTGCTTTGGGATCGCCGGTTCCATATACGACACGCTTTACTCTTGATTGCACGATAGCCCCAGCACACATTGGACAAGGCTCCAATGTTACATACAAGGTACAGTCGAGCAGCCGCCAAGCGTCGAGCTCCTTGCAGGCATCGCGAATGGCGACCATTTCAGCGTGGGCAGTAGGGTCGTGCTGCGTTTCCCGCAAATTGTAGCCTCTTCCAATAATTTCACGATCCTTAACAACAATAGCTCCTATGGGAACCTCACCAATTCGCTCGGCTTTTCTGGCTTCCTCAATAGCCTGTTGCATCCAAAATTCATCTTCCTTTTCTCTCAGCATGATGAAATCCCTCCTATATCTGTAAAATCAATAGCATTTATTCAGCGAACAAATATTCTGTTGTTAACATGTGGTGGATAACTTTGGGGATAACTTTTTAGTTATACACCTTTTTATGCACAAAATATTCGACCTATATGTGCATAAGTAGGGCTTATTGTTTATAGAATGTGGATAAGTCGTTCGAATTTACGACGATAAAGGTGGTCTTCGTAGTGCCATTCAAACTCAAG
This genomic window contains:
- the tadA gene encoding tRNA adenosine(34) deaminase TadA, which codes for MLREKEDEFWMQQAIEEARKAERIGEVPIGAIVVKDREIIGRGYNLRETQHDPTAHAEMVAIRDACKELDAWRLLDCTLYVTLEPCPMCAGAIVQSRVKRVVYGTGDPKAGCAGTLMNLLQEPRFNHETELTSGVLQQECATMLTQFFRKLRRKNI